A DNA window from Rhineura floridana isolate rRhiFlo1 chromosome 11, rRhiFlo1.hap2, whole genome shotgun sequence contains the following coding sequences:
- the BCL2L12 gene encoding bcl-2-like protein 12, whose amino-acid sequence MAGSLGPPRRQVEEETRLVLEAFLQRALSNGEAETLGHVGGSYYDPRRYMHSSPAEHAQQCPAWSPVHEEINRVEETKHGFRTSIKRLLQRRHSPRSPSDSQTSPRGSLKRPKAGAEIGEGACQKRTFSFKNFLRKKGTSLGEAAGSSGPPRRPDSLPVVTCYCRKHPSEQQEPLANDGEAESAELYTLVAEKLDHLVKQQQLMSPSVAKKLPSPTEKINTLPTDPVSSTPVNSEELPGELDERQKEQILQKLIALLEEQAGVINKEIEADPLLRNTVSRMSYRSFSRLAEAFTSRAPPGVPSPQLAKLALTMELTRKVAGINSHAVHTLMGYSLQYMDMFVPWLQQHGGWKNIVAQDEIFDLQLD is encoded by the exons ATGGCAGGGAGCCTGGGCCCCCCGAGGAGGCAGGTGGAAGAAGAGACGCGGCTGGTGCTGGAGGCATTCCTCCAAAGGGCACTGAGCAATGGAGAGGCAGAGACCCTCGGTCACGTGGGCGGTAGCTACTATGATCCTAGACGTTACATGCACAG CTCCCCAGCTGAACATGCCCAACAATGTCCAGCCTGGAGCCCCGTCCATGAGGAGATTAACCgcgtggaagaaacaaagcatggTTTCCGCACCAGCATCAAGCGTCTCTTGCAACGGCGGCACAGTCCCCGGAGCCCCTCGGACAGCCAAACTTCCCCCAGGGGCTCCTTAAAGCGGCCCAAGGCAGGGGCTGAGATTGGGGAGGGGGCCTGCCAGAAGCGCACCTTCTCCTTCAAGAACTTCCTGCGGAAGAAAGGAACTTCCTTGGGGGAGGCAGCAGGCTCCAGCGGGCCTCCCCGGCGCCCTGACTCTTTGCCGGTTGTCACTTGCTACTGTAGAAAACACCCCTCTGAGCAACAGGAGCCCCTGGCAAATG ATGGTGAGGCTGAGAGTGCTGAGTTGTATACCTTGGTGGCCGAGAAACTGGACCACTTGGTGAAACAGCAACAGCTGATGAGCCCTTCAGTAGCAAAAAAATTGCCTTCTCCCACAGAGAAGATCAACACACTTCCCACAGACCCTGTTTCCAGCACACCAG TTAATTCGGAGGAGCTGCCGGGAGAATTGGATGAGAGACAAAAAGAGCAAATCCTCCAGAAGCTGATTGCCCTTCTGGAAGAGCAGGCTGGAGTCATCAATAAGGAG ATTGAGGCTGACCCATTGCTACGTAACACCGTATCTCGCATGTCATACCGCAGTTTCTCACGCCTGGCAGAGGCTTTCACCTCGCGTGCCCCTCCTGGGGTTCCCAGCCCCCAGCTGGCCAAACTGGCCCTCACCATGGAGCTCACACGAAAAGTGGCCGGTATCAATAGCCATGCAGTACACACCCTCATGGGCTACAGCCTCCAGTATATGGACATGTTCGTGCCTTGGCTGCAACAGCATGGTGGCTGG AAGAACATTGTAGCACAGGATGAGATATTTGATCTGCAACTTGACTAG